ATGTCCATCCGGCGGGCACCCTGTGTTCCCCCGGCCGGTCGAGATGGGGACATCGATGGCGGTTTGCGAAGGTAGATGTGAATTCACGTGATCCGAATTCATCTCGCTGGGACGCGCTGGACCTTGCGCGGTCGATCGGACTCGCGCACCCGATCGGCGCAACCGGACAGCCGTACGGCGGATCTCAGGCAACGCTCAGCTTGCGGCCCGTACCGTGTGCCGCATGAGATCACCGCTGTCGGCCGCGCGGGTCCGGCGTGCCCTCGCCACCCGCCGACGCCGCGTCGTCGCGGCCTCGGCGGTGCTCGTCCTGGCGGCCGTCGCCGTCGTCTGGGCGACCCGCCCGGGGCAGCCGGCCTTCCGCACCGAGTCGGCGACGGTGACCGTCCGCTCCGGGCCGGACGGCAACGAGCCGGTCGACCTGGACACCACGCTCTATCTGCCGGCGGACGCCTCCGCCGGCCGCAAGGTGCCGGCGGTGCTGCTGGGGCACGGCTTCGGGGGCACCAAGGAGTCGGTCCGCTCCGACGCGGAGGACCTGGTCGGGCGCGGTTACGCGGTGCTCGCCTGGAGCGCCCGAGGCTTCGGCCGCAGCGGCGGTCAGATCCACCTGGACAGCCCCGACTACGAGGTGCGGGACGCCCAGCGGCTGCTCGACCGGCTGGCCGCCCGCCCGGAGATCCGTACCGACGCACCCGGTGACCCCCGGGTCGGCGTGGTCGGTGGCTCGTACGGTGGCGGGCTGGCCCTGCTGCTCGCCGCCCAGGACCCCCGGGTCGACGCGATCGTCCCGATGATCACCTGGAACGACCTGTCCCGCGCCTTCCTGCCGGAGAGCACCGGGAAGGCGCCCACCGAGGGCGTGTTCAAGAAGGGCTGGGCCGGGATCTTCTTCGGCAGCGGCGGCAGCGCCGGCTCCGGCCCGGCCGGCGTCTCCGGCGGCACCTCCGGGCAGCCGGAGGGCGCACCGGCGTCGGCCGGACCGCCCAGCCCGCAGCCCGGAGCGGGCCCCGGCACCGGCTCCGGTCGCGCCCCCGGTGGCGCCGCCGACCCGTCCTGCGGCCGGTTCGCCGCCGACGTCTGCGCCGCGTACCTGCGGATCGCCACCACCGGGCGGGCCGACCAGGCGGCGGTGGACCTGCTGCGCCGCTCCTCGCCGGCCGGCGTGCTGGACCGGATCAAGGCGCCCACCCTGCTGGTGCAGGGAGAGGCGGACACCCTCTTCCCGCTGGCCGAGGCGGACGCCAACGCGCGCGGCATCGCCGCGGCCGGCACCCCCGTACGGGTCGCCTGGTTCACCGGCGGACACGACGGCGGGTCCGGGCCGACCTCCGACTCGGACCGGGTGAAGTTCCTGACCGCGCAGTGGCTCGACCACTACGTCAAGGGCGACGGCCCCGCGCCGGGCGACGACTTCACCTTCTCCCGGATCGCCGGTTTCGACGCGCTCGACCGGGGCCTCGTCGCCACCGGCTACCGGACCGCCGACTATCCGGGCGTCACCGGGGAGGGCCGGCGTGAGGTCGAGGTCACCGGCCCGGCCCAGACCGTCGCCAACCCGCCCAACGGCAACCCGGCCGCCATCTCCTCGGTGCCCTTCGCCGGGGCGCTCGGCTCGCTGCTGGACGGGGTCGCCGGCGACATCCCCGGACAGCACGCCCGCTTCGAGTCCGCGCCGCTGGACGACGCGGTCGACGTGGTCGGCTCGCCGACGGTCCGGATCCGCGCCGCGTCGGCGACCGGCGAGGCGGTGCTCTTCGTCAAGCTCTACGACGTCGACCCGCAGGGCGCCGCCACGCTCCCCGACGGCCTCGTCGCGCCGGTCCGGCTGACCGGCCTGCCGAAGACCGTCGACGCCGCCGCGCCCGTCACGGTCACCCTGCCGGCGATCGTCCGCCGGGTCGAGGCCGGGCACCGGCTGCGGGTCGTCGTGGCCACCTCCGACCAGGCGTACGCGGGCCCGGCCGAGCCGGCCGTCTACACCGTCGCCCCCGGCGGCGGGGCGCTGACCCTGCCGACGGTCGACGGCGAGCCCATCCCCACCAGCGCCACCGTCTGGCGCTGGGTGCTGGTCGGGCTGCTCGCCGCGATCGCGGTCGGGCTCGTCGCGGTCGTCCTGGTGGCGCGCCGCCGGCGTGGTCGCCAGGACAGCTCCGTGCACCCGGAGTACGCGGGCACCCCGCTCGCCGTCCGCCGGCTCCGCAAGGAGTACGCGGACGGCTTCGTCGCCGTCTCGGAGGTGGACTTCGAGGTGCACCCCGGTCAGGTGGTCGGCCTGCTCGGCCCGAACGGCGCCGGCAAGACCACCACCCTGCGGGTGCTGATGGGGCTGACCCAGCCGACGGCCGGGGAGATCTATGTCTTCGGGCACCGGTTGGTGCCCGGCTCGCCGGTGCTGTCCCGGATCGGTGCGCTGGTGGAGGGGCCGGGCTTCCTGCCGCACCTGTCCGGGCTGGACAACCTGAAGGCGTACTGGCGGGCGACCGGGCGGCCCTGGGACGACGCGCACTTCGACCAGGCGTTGGAGATCGCCGGCCTGGGTGACTCGGTGCACCGGCGGACGAAGAACTACAGCCACGGCATGCGGCAGCGGCTCGCCATCGCGCAGGCCATGCTCGGCCTGCCCGAGTTGCTGGTGCTGGACGAGCCGACCGACGGCCTGGACCCGCCGCAGATCGCCGAGATGCGCCGGGTGCTCCAGCGCTACGCCACCGACGGCCGGGCGGTGCTGGTCTCCAGCCACCTGCTGGCCGAGGTGGAGCAGACCTGCACCCACGCGGTGGTGGTGAACAAGGGGCGGATCGTGGCGTCCGGCCCGGTCGAGGAGATCGTCGGCGAGTCGCCGAGCGTGCTCTTCGACGTCTCCGACCCGGCCGCCGCCCGTACGGTGCTGGACCGGCTGCACGGCGTCCGGGTGCTGCCCGACGGCGAGGGCGGCCTGGTGGTGGACACCAACGGCACCCCGCGCAGCGACGTGGTGGCGGAGCTGGTGCGGGCCGGCATCGGGGTGGACCGGGTGGTGCCCCGGCGCCGCCTGGAGGACGCGTTCCTCGCCCTGGTGGGCGAGAACTCTCGGGGAAGTGGGGACCGGTGATGGGGCAGTCGTCCGCGACGGAGACGGTCGGTCCGGGTGGGGCGGCGATCGGCTACCGGCCGTCGGCCACCATGCCCTTCGCGGCGGAGTTCCGCCGGCAGGCGTCGCGGCGGCGTACCCAGCTGGCGCTGGGGTTCATGGTGCTGCTGCCGCTGATCATCCTGGTGGCGTTCCAGTTCGACTCCGGCAACGACGACAACAACGGGCGCAACGAGTTCGGCAGCCTGGTCGACCTGGCCACCTCGGGCGGGCTCAACTTCACCCTCTTCACGATCTTCGTCTCGGCGGGGTTCCTGCTGGTCGTGGTCGTGGCGCTGTTCTGCGGGGACACGGTGGCCAGCGAGGCGAGCTGGGGCAGCCTGCGCTACCTGCTGGCCGTCCCGGTGCCCCGGGCCCGGCTGCTCACGGTGAAGCTGGTGGTGGCGCTCGCGTACTCGGCGCTGGCGCTGCTGCTGCTCGCCGGCACCGCCCTGCTCGCCGGCACCCTCCGGTACGGCTGGTCGCCGCTGCGCAGCCAGGTCTCCGCGGAACTGGCCCCGACCGAGGGGCTGCTGCGGCTGCTGGCGGTGCTCGGCTATCTGGCGGTCGTACTCCTGGTGGTGGCCGGCCTGGCGTTCCTGCTCTCGGTGGCCACGGACGCCGCGCTGGGCGCGGTCGGCGGTGCGGTGCTGCTCTGGATCCTCTCCAGCATCCTGGACCAGATCACCGCGCTCGGCGGCCTGCGCGCCCTCCTGCCGACCCACTACAGCAGCGCGTGGCTGGGCCTGCTCTCCACGCCGGTGCAGACCGACGACGTGGTCCGCGGGGCCATCTCGGCGGTCAGCTACGCGACCCTCTTCTGGGGGCTGGCCTTCTGGCGCTTCACCCGCAAGGACATCACCAGCTGAGGTCGGCGGGCGCGGTGGGGCCGGCGCGGACGACCGGCCGTCACCGCCCACGACGTCAGGGGGTGTACGCGGCGTCGGTGTGGCCGACCTCCGTCAGCGCGGTGCCGGTGAGCTGGTAGACCGTGGTCCGCTTGATGTCCAGCTCGGCCATGCTCTTGCCGTCGCTGCGGGTCAGCCAGACCACGGTGGCCTTCTGCCCGCTCACGCTGATCGAGGTGACCGGGTTGCGGTCGCCGAGGTCGACCAGGGTCCGGTAGGCCGGCTTGCCGGCCGAGTTGTGCCAGACCACGACGGTCCAGAACTGTCCGACGCCCCCGGTCCGCAACGTCACCACGCCGACCGCGTCGGCGGCCTTGTCGCCGTCCAGGTCGCCGATGCCGCAGGGCTTCTGCAGCTCGACGCTCGCCCCGTCCTCGCCGTTCCAGATGCCGTCGAGCAGCGGGATGTAGTCGGGGTAGCCGTTGAACTTCACCTTCGCGCTGCCGACGTGCGCCCCGGCGAGCTGCTTGCAGGTGAGCGCCGGCACGGTGGCCGGCACCGGCTTCGGGGCGGCGGCCTTCGTGGTGACTACCGGCGCGGCCGTGGTGCTGCTCGGTGTGGCGTCGGGGGTGGTCGGCGTGGCGTCGGAGGTGGTCGCGGCGGCGGTCGGGGTGTCGGCGGGCGGGGTGACCGTGGTGACCGCGGAGGCGACCGGGCCGGAGTCGCCTCCGCAGGCGGTCAGCAGGCCGACCAGGGCGAGGGTCGCGAGGCTCGGCAGGGTCCGGCGCATGGGCAGGGGGTCCTCTCTCGGGGAAGGTGCCCGCACCGTACTGAGCCGGTGCCACCGGGGCGACCTCCCATCCACAAGGAATCTATTAACTTCTATGTCTGCGTGCCCCATGATGGGAAGTCCATTCATCCCCATCAATGGAGGCACCATGAGTCCCGATCGGCTGAACGGTCCGACCCTCTCCCTGTACCGCATGGTCGTCGGCCTGCTCTTCCTCTGCCACGGCCTCTCGTCGCTGCTCGGCGTCCTCGGCGGCAACCGGGGCACCGGCCACGCGGTGCCGGCAGGGCAGTGGCCGGGCTGGTGGGCGGCGCTGATCCAGGCGGTCTGCGGCGCGCTGGTGCTCGTCGGGCTCCTCACCCGCCCCGCCGCGCTCCTCGCCTCCGGTTCCATGGCGTACGCCTATTTCACCGTGCACCAGCCCGAACGGCTGCTGCCGATCCGTAACGGCGGCGAGCCGGCGGTCCTGTTCTGCTGGGCGTTCGTGCTGATCGCGGTGCTCGGCCCGGGCAGTTGGGCGCTGGACGCGGTGCTCCGGCGCGGCCGGACCTCCGCCGGACCCCGACCGGCCCCGCGCTCCTCGGTGCCGGCCTGACCGGCCACGCCGTGCCGCGCTGGGCTCCGGCGGGGAGGGGGTCGTTTCCCGCCGGGGCTCGGCCCTCAGGCGCGGTGCGGTGCGGCGAGGACCGCGTCGAGCAGGCCGGGATAGAGGCGGTCCAGCTCGTCGCGGCGCAGCCGGACGTACCGGCTGGTGCCGGCGACCCGGGTCCGGGTCAGTCCCGCCTCGCGCAGCACCTTCAGGTGGTGACTCCGGGTGGCCTTGGAGATGCCCAGCTCGAAGGTGCCGCAGACGTGCTCGCCACCCCCGGCGAGGGTCCGCACGATCTGCAGCCGGACCTCGTCGGCCAGCGCCGCCAGGACGGCGGTGACCGGTACGTCGCGCAGTTCGGGCTCGTGCAGCTCCATGTGACCAGTGTAACCGTTGTTCGACTTTCGTCGAACAAGCTCCTAGAGTCGGCGTCGTTGGTTCGACGATACTCGAACATTGGAGCTGCGATGCGCTCTCGTCACGCCACCTTCCCGCTCTTCGCCGTGCTCAGCTGGGGCGTCATGTTCCCCGTCCTGGCCAGCGCCCTCACCCGGGTCGACCCGCTCAAC
This genomic interval from Micromonospora sp. CCTCC AA 2012012 contains the following:
- a CDS encoding alpha/beta fold hydrolase, producing MRSPLSAARVRRALATRRRRVVAASAVLVLAAVAVVWATRPGQPAFRTESATVTVRSGPDGNEPVDLDTTLYLPADASAGRKVPAVLLGHGFGGTKESVRSDAEDLVGRGYAVLAWSARGFGRSGGQIHLDSPDYEVRDAQRLLDRLAARPEIRTDAPGDPRVGVVGGSYGGGLALLLAAQDPRVDAIVPMITWNDLSRAFLPESTGKAPTEGVFKKGWAGIFFGSGGSAGSGPAGVSGGTSGQPEGAPASAGPPSPQPGAGPGTGSGRAPGGAADPSCGRFAADVCAAYLRIATTGRADQAAVDLLRRSSPAGVLDRIKAPTLLVQGEADTLFPLAEADANARGIAAAGTPVRVAWFTGGHDGGSGPTSDSDRVKFLTAQWLDHYVKGDGPAPGDDFTFSRIAGFDALDRGLVATGYRTADYPGVTGEGRREVEVTGPAQTVANPPNGNPAAISSVPFAGALGSLLDGVAGDIPGQHARFESAPLDDAVDVVGSPTVRIRAASATGEAVLFVKLYDVDPQGAATLPDGLVAPVRLTGLPKTVDAAAPVTVTLPAIVRRVEAGHRLRVVVATSDQAYAGPAEPAVYTVAPGGGALTLPTVDGEPIPTSATVWRWVLVGLLAAIAVGLVAVVLVARRRRGRQDSSVHPEYAGTPLAVRRLRKEYADGFVAVSEVDFEVHPGQVVGLLGPNGAGKTTTLRVLMGLTQPTAGEIYVFGHRLVPGSPVLSRIGALVEGPGFLPHLSGLDNLKAYWRATGRPWDDAHFDQALEIAGLGDSVHRRTKNYSHGMRQRLAIAQAMLGLPELLVLDEPTDGLDPPQIAEMRRVLQRYATDGRAVLVSSHLLAEVEQTCTHAVVVNKGRIVASGPVEEIVGESPSVLFDVSDPAAARTVLDRLHGVRVLPDGEGGLVVDTNGTPRSDVVAELVRAGIGVDRVVPRRRLEDAFLALVGENSRGSGDR
- a CDS encoding ABC transporter permease, which codes for MGQSSATETVGPGGAAIGYRPSATMPFAAEFRRQASRRRTQLALGFMVLLPLIILVAFQFDSGNDDNNGRNEFGSLVDLATSGGLNFTLFTIFVSAGFLLVVVVALFCGDTVASEASWGSLRYLLAVPVPRARLLTVKLVVALAYSALALLLLAGTALLAGTLRYGWSPLRSQVSAELAPTEGLLRLLAVLGYLAVVLLVVAGLAFLLSVATDAALGAVGGAVLLWILSSILDQITALGGLRALLPTHYSSAWLGLLSTPVQTDDVVRGAISAVSYATLFWGLAFWRFTRKDITS
- a CDS encoding DoxX family protein, whose translation is MSPDRLNGPTLSLYRMVVGLLFLCHGLSSLLGVLGGNRGTGHAVPAGQWPGWWAALIQAVCGALVLVGLLTRPAALLASGSMAYAYFTVHQPERLLPIRNGGEPAVLFCWAFVLIAVLGPGSWALDAVLRRGRTSAGPRPAPRSSVPA
- a CDS encoding ArsR/SmtB family transcription factor, which translates into the protein MELHEPELRDVPVTAVLAALADEVRLQIVRTLAGGGEHVCGTFELGISKATRSHHLKVLREAGLTRTRVAGTSRYVRLRRDELDRLYPGLLDAVLAAPHRA